The Glycine soja cultivar W05 chromosome 4, ASM419377v2, whole genome shotgun sequence genomic sequence ATCCTCTAGAAAATTGATACACAAGCTGCCCAAAAGTGCTAGATCTATTATCTGTTATACTAGAACTAGGTGGCATACCCAGACCAGTTACAATTTGAGCCAATGAAGCAGTAACATTTGACTTTCTCACAGTTATGCCAAAAGCAGTACCATTGTGCAGGTTGAGAAGAGGTGGCCCAAAATAGGAAAAATCTGTAAGCCCTTTTCCAACCTAAATGAGCACAACACCATGTCAGCGTATCAATGGCCTAATTAGCATAGGGTAGAGTGAAAAAGAAAGCACTCAATTAGTactaacattttttcttttactaacaAAATGGATGATGTATCAACTAGCCAAACGATATTGTGTGTGTTTGGGTAGAAGGTTGCAAACGTAAGTTTGAGGCAAACGTGCATTTACAGAAGTATCACCACCCTTGCTTTTACTTTCAACTTACTTTTATCCATTGGATTTGCATAGAACCGCGCACACTGCATTTCCAACTTAAATTTAAACACACACATACTCGTTGCAGTTTACTAAAATCTGTGGCCACCAAGAAGAGacataacatatataaaagGCAGCCATGccaaacaatatatataaaaatagctAATATGATTTTGAAAGAACTATATCTCAAGTGAGCAATAGAGTTCCATTTACAGTGAAGAAATTTGCAAATCCAGTCAGACAAAAGGCAGGCAAAGTAAACTTCATAATTCATCTACATAGACACGTGACTTGACCTCAGGTTGATGAACCCCATACAAACCACATCCCCACATAAGAATACTTTTGCTGCAATTTTTTTCCAGGCTAGACTGCGTTTCTAAGTTCTAACAACTAGCATGTTGTTTGATGTTTTCCAATATTTTTTACCCAATCAGAACAATCGGTTGAAATTGCACTCTTGCAAAATTATCACTCTATGGTCTGCTTGTTGTTCCCTAGTAGGTGAGAATTCAGGAATAAGCTTTATATTGAAAAATCACTACTAGATTTTCATCTCTAATGCTCACTTAAGATAtagttctttcaaaaccatCTTACCTAATATATATCTAATTTTAAGGAGGGAACACCAAATGCCAAACTAACAACTAGAtaccacaaaaaatttcaatagtAAAATTAAACCGTACCTGATGAAAGGAATTAGAAGCAATAGCAACATCTCTGCACCGGGCACCTATTGGCATAGCCACGAAAGAGAACCAATCATTGACATTTGCTGTAAAACTAAGCTTGGCAAGAGAAAGAGGCTTTTCTTCACAATGTTCCCTCCTCCCTCCATGACTGGCCACAAACTCAGCAGCACCGGTAGCCTTGTCCCCCATGGTTGTTTCAAAAATGAACCTCGAATCAACCCCTGTTCTGATTCCCAACTTATCTACAGCATCTAAGTTACCCAGCACCAACAAAGCACCTAAGAAATCCACTTGTCCTCTCACGTGAGTGGTGGTCTCTTGAAAGGGACCCACTTTCGAGGACTGGTAGAAAGAAAGCACCCGCTCAACCTTATCTTGACGCTCTCTCAGTTTCATGAGATCAGAGAACGCTTCTCTCTGCAACCGTTTAAGGATTTCAACCTGAAATTTACGAGTAAAAGAAAAAGGCTGAAGAACTCACATAAACCCCAAGACGctagaaagagagagatagCAAATACCGGATTGCGGCGACGGAAAAGTCCGTCGAAAAAATCCTGGCCGGATTTCGCAAACGCGTTGAGTTTGTCCAACACTGGCTCCATTGTTGTTATCCACGGAACTAACAAAACCTACGTTGTTGTTGTTCGTGTGTACGAAGCAGGACTCCTTTATGTATGCGAAAACAAAAACAGAGACAGAGCAAGGAGGGAGGGAGGTTTTATGCTGTTGTGATTTTGGTTTGGGCATTTCATTTACAATATCAAGGAATGCTTCTGGACGGTTcaatatttttagttgtttttttttggtcGAAATGATTCTCGGAGGGTTTATGACTGAGGAACAACTATTGGCACTACCAATTGCTATTGGCACTACACACTTGTGtgctttaaatatattttttctttcaaaaatgcCCTTTTCGTTTTTTATTAAATGGAAATGAGATTCCGTTGAGAgtttctttcctcttcatcaTCTCCCACCAAAGCCACAACAACACAAAGAACAACGTGAATCTCGATGGCGGTGGTGCCACGCGGTGCTATGAGGTGCGTGGCACGATGCTGTAGATCAAAATGAGGGGGAGGTTGCATGACGAGGTGCTTTGGATCTCTTTTGGTGAGTGGGCAAAAGAGAGAATTCAAAAAACATAATAGTGCTAGCTAGAGGGAATATTAGCTCCCTTATGAGTTTATGTGTCTTGGGCTTCTACAGAGATCCGATTTTGTGCCCACAAAATAAGCCCACTAACATACACGCATATTTTACTGTGAGTCTGTGacgtataaaataaaaacgatAATATTGTTTGGTCATTAATAGGAAATTTCAATTTGGTTCTTTAGTTCCTCCGGCTTCCCTTCACTAATTTGCTTCTATATGCGTAAAAAACAAGACGACAAAATGTTTTGGTCGTTGATACAAAATTTTACTTCGGTTCTTTACTTGTTCATCCTCTGCTTCACTAGTGGCCTAGTGGGCTTATAAACCCAACACTTGAAAACATGTTAGAAAAATCGCGCtgtccctttttgttttttaaaaaataaaataaaaactattttgaaatttctaGTGGTAAAGGtgaacatttttagatttgaattcTCATTCAGTATCATATTTTGGttatgtcaaaaaaaaattcttttaacaaatttaattagcaaattttatattttcttgaaaaaatagCAAATTCTATAACTAATTACGGTAggcttttttaacaaaaaaaatttttttGCATCCAACATGACAATAACATAAAAGTGTTCAAGAATTGATTTAAACTATTAAACCGATTAGAAAAATATGAAGCCAAATAAATCattaactaaaaaaactaaaaaatgaaaacccaCATTTTTTAAGTTCAGTTGAACCAAATTAAAGCGAATTCCAgtatactaaattttattattttttgtattttaccgTCGTATAAAGTCTAACTTGCATTTCACTAAAGTAAATGTATTCTAAAACACTTTTTAGAAAAGCTTgagattattttaattctaattcgtagttttaccaagttGTGATTTataatgatatttaatattGTACACGATTtgcttatatttatttatgtgccaacttatttgaatttaattaacaatacaaaaaaaaggtacacaaacaaacaaaatagagggtggacaaaaaaataaacttgcACATCCTTTCCCAAAGGAAGGTTATACCttcgaattcaaattaaattaagaatttacTATTAAATGTTTTACATGTTGTCAACAGTAACTTCTGTGATGGTGTATTTGACATTATAgaaattaatgaagaagatgtatatagaaaataaattgcaataatgattattaattaaaaaatattacaacattaattagctttaaattttgttatatatattattagttctCAACCGTTAATTAGAAAATCAACCACTATAAGTGCAACTAATTATCTAATGTTTACCTTCTCATCAAATCTATTCATATATAAACCTTTAAATTATGACAATGATAGAGGTGTGGTTAtcacttataaaaaattaaacaaaatacatttCTTTTCAAACTCTTGCGATTGGACACTTCTCtttaaaaattgaagataaagaaaaactCAGTTGGAGTTGTCTCAAGAGAAGTTGCTTGTATATTTGTTGAGGATTTCACCAACAAGAATCTGGTATGTCTTCTGTGTGGGATGGTAGCTGTCCCAAAACACATATTTAG encodes the following:
- the LOC114408561 gene encoding uncharacterized protein LOC114408561, encoding MEPVLDKLNAFAKSGQDFFDGLFRRRNPVEILKRLQREAFSDLMKLRERQDKVERVLSFYQSSKVGPFQETTTHVRGQVDFLGALLVLGNLDAVDKLGIRTGVDSRFIFETTMGDKATGAAEFVASHGGRREHCEEKPLSLAKLSFTANVNDWFSFVAMPIGARCRDVAIASNSFHQVGKGLTDFSYFGPPLLNLHNGTAFGITVRKSNVTASLAQIVTGLGMPPSSSITDNRSSTFGQLVYQFSRGSKLSILGLHHMPLSSKKLGRFGALTIPLLVSKQDEDEVSEAVPEVLPLIGTKTRVPAGSIALMAESELDDFTKIGGWVEMDKLNPKYLQLGVTISDVSEDSFGWGTSLSGRMIGNSANEAHFQAESYLKFNMGNNFCLKPGLVLGIDGKSKTAALVLRSNWSL